The Desulfofalx alkaliphila DSM 12257 genome includes the window TTAAGTACAAGGTGTATATTATACATCTATTCATCCCCTATACCTCCTTTCATTAATTGTCGGTCTTGCCAACAGAAAATCCCCTGTATTTATCTTAGATGAGGTGCCCGTCTTTTGTATGCGGTTTTGGTCAACTAACATTATATCAGAAGTCTTTCTTTTTTATGTCTGTTTTCACATATAAATAGCGATTATGGGTTTGGGCACAATTATAAGTGTTAGGGGGTGTCTTATGCTATCTTTTCCGGTAAAACCAATGCTGCTAAAAACTATCAATAAACCTTTTAACGATGATAATTATTTGTTTGAATGGAAGGTGGATGGGGTAAGGTGTCTTTTGCATTTTTCCAATGGCCAAACACGTCTGCAAAGCAGAAACGGCAAGGATTGTTCTGCGGCTTTTCCCGAGTTGCTGGCCCCTGACTTGGCGGCAGAGGAAGCAATTTTAGACGGGGAAATAACGGTTTTAACGGAGGGCAAACCTAACTTTGAAGGGACAATGTCAAGGTATTTATCTTCTAAAAATGCAGTTAATATATCTAAAACTCAGCCGGCCTACTACCTTGTTTGGGATATATTATCAGTGGACGGCCAGCCCTTATTGGATAAAAGTCTGTTAGAACGAAAAGAGGTGTTAGGCGAGGCACTAAAGGATTCAGCAAATATTAAAAAAATAGATTTTATTGAAAGGGATGGGTTAAGCCTTTGGGAAGCCATTAAAAAGCAAGAGCTTGAAGGAATGGTTGCCAAACACAAGAACAGCAGGTACTTGCCCGGCCAGCGCAGTTCTGCATGGTTAAAAATTAAAAATTGGACAGTAAGTGAAGTTAACATTTTTGGCTATAAACCAAAGGACGGCTATGTTTTAGTAGGTAAAGGGGATAAGGTACAGGGCCACGCTTCGGGTATTGGAAAAGAGGAAAAAGCAGCCCTTTTAAAACTGCTTGACCTATACGGTGTTAAAAAGGCCGATGGCATATGGCTGCCGGCCGGTATTAAAGGTTTTGTTAAGTACACTAATATCACCCCAAAGGGTAATTTTCGTGATTGCACCTGGGTTAGCTTTAAAACCTAAAGGGTGGTTAGGCCCCAATGACCTAACCACTTCATTTTCGAGCCTGCGGGCAAAATCATCAGATGGTACAAGAATTGGTTATATTCAGCAGTTTCTCTACAATGGGCACATCTGCCGGAGCAAAGTCAAAATCAGTGAGCCGGTCCAGCGTAACCCATTTATATTCATCATGGACCTGTAGTCTTATGTCTCCGCTTTTCCAGGTGGCCCAGTAGGCCAACAATACAACAATTCCATGTTTATAATGATAGATGCTTCTACCAAAATATTGGCCAACTTCAATTTCAATGTTTAGTTCTTCTTTTATTTCTCTGTAAAGACATTCTTCGGGGGTCTCCCCCTGTTCAATTTTTCCGCCGGGAAATTCCCACTTATTTGCCAGTTTGTCTTTTGAATTTCTTTTGGCAATTAGTATTAAATCATCTTTCTTTATTATCGCTGCTGTTACTTGTGTCATTTATATTTTCTCCTTTTATACGGCTTTTAAGTGGCAAACCTGATTTGTTCCGCCGCAACACTATCTTTTGCATCCGCACCTATTCGGCTTGTCCTTTGGGAGGCAGCAACTTTGACTATTAATATTTCCTTCACTACTCTAAAAATACTTTGATGCTTAGTGGGGCAATAAAAAACTGCCCAAGGCAGTTTTACAGAAAACAAATACAGCAAATTATTAGAATAATAAACAGAATTACAAAGGCAAATACAATTGGCCACCACCATATGGGCCATACGCTGGTTTCCACTTTGGACATCTTGGTTTCCCCCTTTTTTAACAGTATATGTAATTTCATCCAACTTTGTTAAACTTTTGGGGTTTTCAACGCTTTTTTCTTCTAATAGAAGAAAAAAACACCCAAGATAAAAAATAACACGCTCCTCCAAATAAACCAGCAAGTAAACCAGCAAAATTAAGTTCATCGGATAATATGTACTGCAAAACAGTAAAAATCGAGGCAAAGGCTATCGCCCCACATAAACCTTGTTTAATATGGTCTGGCATTTTAAACCCCCTACTAATTCTGTTCCCTTGGCAAAGGTTATTATAAGCAATGGTGTTTTGTCAACCAATACGAGATTTTTTATGTTTATGGGCGCAATTTTGCCAAATCTACCTCTGGTACTAAACCTGCCTGATGAGCCCGGGTTAGCAGTGTTTCTATGGCTTGATAGCCCAGACCTCCTATATTTTCGGTAAACTCGTTCACATAAAGCTTAATGTGCTGCTGTGCCACCTGGTAGGACATCTCCTGGGCATGGTGCATCACATACTGCCGGGAATCTTCCGGATTGGCCCAGGCATGTTTAACCGAGGCTCTAATCCAATTGGCAATGGCTGAAAGATCTAAGGTGCGCCGGGCCACAATGGCACCCAGGGGTATTGGCAGTTTAGTGTCATCCTCCCACCAGCGGCCTAGGTCCACCAACCGGCTAAGGCGGTAATTACGGTAAGTAAAGCGGGCCTCGTGAATGACAAGGCCGGCATCCACCGCTTTGTCCCGTACCGCAGGCATTATTTCATGAAAGGGCATCACTACAATTTCACCCACTCCCCCCGGAACCTCTTGGGCCACCCACAACCGAAAGAGTAGGTAAGCAGTCGACCGTTCACTGGGCACCGCCACCCTTTTGTTAGCCAATACCGTCGGGTCAGATATTTTGTCGGCCGTTAAAACCAACGGGCCACAACCCCTGCCCATTGCACCCCCACAGGGCAACAGTGCGTACCGATCTAACACCCAGGGTAAAGCGGCATAGGAAATCTTCACCACATCCGGCCCCTTGGATCCCGATGCCAAGGTGTTGGTAATATCGATATCGGCATAGGTAACATCAAGCTGTGGTGCACCCGGTATCAGTTGGTGTACCCAGGCATGAAATACAAATGTATCGTTGGGACAGGGTGAAAAGGCTATTTTCATGGCAGCACCTCCAATAACACTGAACAGGCCTTTGTCAGCATTTCTAAAGATTCTTTTATACGCCAGGCGCTGCGATCCCTGGGGCCCACCAGGTTTGAGATGGCCCGAATCTCTATGACCGGAATATTTTTGTTATGGGCTGCCAAGGCCACCCCGTAGCCCTCCATGGCCTCGGCCACGGCACCGGGCACCCGTTCAATGATTTCTGCAGCGCTTTCAGCGGTTCCGGTGACGGTGGACACCGTCAACACCGGGCCGGTGTTAACCGGCAGTTTGGCCCTCTGCAGCCCTTGACTGACTTGTTTAGCCACAGCGGCATCCACGGCAATGCGGCTTGAACCAAAACCCAGTTGGTCTATACTGCAAAAGCCCTGGGGGGTCTCTGCCCCTAAATCGGCGGCCACAATTTCGCTGGCAACCGCCAGCGAACCCACCTCAGCCCGGCCTGAAAAGCCGCCGCCAATGCCGGCACTGACCACCAGGCGGTATTGTTTTGCGGCCAGCTGGCTGGCAGTGGCTGCAGCAGCAGCCGCCGGGCCAACCCCAGACACCGCCACATCAAAGTTTTCATCATTGTTTAGCCCCTGCAGCACCGCATCTCTCTCCACCGGCACAGCGGTGACAATAAGTATACTCATCTTTCGCGCCCCCTCAATTCCACAGCCGCAATACTACTGTTTATTAAAGGTCACCTTAATATTTATTATCTCTGCCTTAGTACCAAGCCTAATCACCGGACCCCAGGTGTTGACACCGGAGGTCACAATCACATGTAGCTTATCTTTTATTAAATGGCCCCTGTCTATTTCAAACATCCTTTGGGTTATCAGATGATTGGGAAATAGCTGACCCCCATGGGTATGTCCGGATAAATGTAAGTCCACACCGTTTTCCTGGGACTCCTTTAAAAATAAAGGCTGGTGGTCTATTAAAATAATTGGTAGTTTTTTATCAAAATCCTTCATCAAAGAGCTTAAATTCTTCCGCCCCGCACCATGCATTTGCCCCACCGTCAGATCATCCCTGCCCACAATGTAAAAACTATCCTGCACTTTGACGTACTCATCCCGCAGCATTTTTACATTGCCGCCTTCAATGGCTGACATAAGGTCATTTATGTCAGCGCTGTTATAGTATTCATGGTTGCCCGGCACACCGTAAACCCCGTATTTAGATTGTATCTTTTGCAGGGTCTTGTCCATTTGCTGCTCTTTAAAATAGTTAAGGTCGGTGTCGACAAGGTCGCCTGCCAAAAGTACCAGATCCGGTTCACTTTCATTTATTTTCGCAACTATTTTCTCCAGTCGCCTCTTATTATTGATATGGTCTAGGTGCAGGTCGGCAACTAAAACTATCTTCAGTTCCTCAAAATTGCCTGCTTCTTTATTAATTACCACATCATAGGGCACCCTTTCAATATTTCTGGCGTTCCAAAGACCGCAGGCAAGCAGCAAGCCAAGCACAATTAACAGGCCGACAGTTACCCCGTGGGGGTTTTGTAAGGCCGGCGGCAAAAAGTTAAAGTACGAGTTCAGTAATTTAATCAACAATATGCCTAATAGAAGCAAAGATAAATAAAAGAGTATTGATAACCAGAAACCGCCAACCCAACTTAATAGGCTGTTGATGCCATGGGGCAAATACCTATTAAGCAGTTTAAGTAAAATATAGGACCAGGCCACAAACCAAAAAAGCAACCAAAATACTTTCTCATTTAGATGTGGAATGTAGCTAAATAAATATTCCCAACAGGTTCTTCCGATAAAGTAGTTAATAACACCGTAAACTATAAAAACGCCTACTATAATAAGGTTTGTCAAAAGGGTATTATTCATTTCTTACCTCTTATTAATAAATTGCCGTGAAAGATCAACAATAATATAATACACTAATTTTTCCAACAATGTATAGGGTTAAATCACCCCTTGTGAACACAAATCTGCCAACTGGCACTTATTGCGATCCTGTGTTAACATTAAGATTGGCTTTATTTTTATAAGTTTTATTTTTATGGAAGGAAGTTGTACCGGATGAAACGCAGCTTTATCTTTTATGTGGTGGGAATTATCCTTTTAACCTTGGGTATCGTATTAACCATTCAGGCAGATCTGGGCACTTCACCCTTTGATGCTTTGCTGGTGGGCTTGTTTATCACCCTTGGTTTTACAATAGGCAGTTGGGAAATAATTGTGGGCCTCACCATGGTGATATTTAATGCCATTGCCATGCGTAAAGGTCTGGAATACTGGGCCCTGGTGACCTCCTTAATTACCGGTGCAGGCATTGATTTGTGGATGTTTTTGTTGGGTGGGCTAATTCAACCGGGCACCTTAATTATGCAGGTGGTCTGCTTTGGGGCCGGTATGGTAATCTCCGGTCTGGGCATAGCCATTTACCTGCATTCTGACTTTGCCCCCAACCCCATAGATCGCACCATGCTGGTAGTTAGTAAGTTAACTAATTTTAACCTGGGTATTTCCCGGGCCCTAATTAACATAGTGCTGGTTATCCTTGCCTTTTTATTTGCCGGGCCCATAGGCATTGGCACACTGGTGGTGGCGGTATTCAGCGGCTACATTATTAAGTTCTTCATACCTTACATCGATCGGATTGAGGGGCACTTTACAAAAAAAGAAGAGTGCACCTCTTCTTGATATCCGTAAAATTGACATGCCGGGGGACGCAGTCACCGCCCCCGGTAAACACCTAAAACTATTTTATCCTATACACCCGAAAGCCGTAATCTATGTCGGCACCTGTTTCTTCCCTTATCTTTTGGGCCGCCCTTCTTATTCTTTCTTTTCCTATTTCACAAATATTGGTGTAGCCGTTTTTATAGGCCACTGTATGCGCGCCGCATTTTTCCGGCAATTGCACCATGATATATTTTCGGCTGCCGCCGTCCAAGGCATTTAGCAGCATCACTGCGTGGGCGGCGGTGGCAGAGCCTGAAAAGAAATCAAGTAACCATAAATTTTTATCTCTCACAGAGGCTATAAGCTTGGTAATTAGCTTTACCGGTTTGGGGTAATCCATTAAACCCTGGACCTGGAACAGTATTCGCTGTTCTTCATCGGCATCTTCGTTGGAACCCCACCCCGAGGCAAATAAATTGTCCAGGTTAATATCTTGGTGGCTCATTTCCTCATCACTGCCCACCCTGGGCAGCAAGTCCTTGAGCTGTTTTTGCCGGGGCTTATTGACTATTCGGCGAATGTAGAGATCCCTGGTGATATAAAGCTCATTTTTTTGGGCAAATTGCTCCATTAAAGACTGTGTATAGCGCCAGTTGCCTTCAATAAGCACATCTTCAGCCAGTTTGCCGTCTTTAATTACTAAATCAGAATGCAGCACAATGCTCATGGTGGTATCAGAAATTACCGTTCCTGTGGGCAGGAAATAGTTTTTTTCTTTATACTTGCTGGCTATCCCCTTTGGTATTTTGCGTATTTCCCTTTTGTTCTGGGCATTGATGCAGGGATAGGTTTCCGGTCTTTTATTAATTTCACCGATTAAGCCTTCAAACCGCCCCTTATTTTTACAGTAAACCAGCAGGTATTCTTTAACATTGGTAATGCTTTTACGTAAGAAGGAGCCTTTTTTCTTCTTTTCCCACACTAAAATAGCGACAAAGTTTTCTTCCTTAAATATTTCATCGCAGATAATTTTTAAGTTGGCAATTTCGTTGTCGTCGATACTGATAAAAATAACACCGTCTTCGGTCAGCAGCTGCCGGGCCAATATAAGTCTGGGATAGATTAAATTGAGCCAGTGGCTGTGGTTATCCCTTTGCTGTTTAAAGTTGTTTTTATACACAAAGTCCTTAACATTGTTATAGGGGGGGTCGATGTAAATGCACTTTATTTTGTTGGCATAGGACTGCCGCAATAGCTTTAGTGCCTCAAGGTTGTCTCCTTCAATGTAAAGGTTTTCGGTGGTGGCCCAATGGCTGCTGTCCTCCTTTACCGGATACATCTTCTTACCTGTGGGGCTGTGTGCCGCCAGTAAGGCCTCTTCTTTACCGGGCCAGATTAGTTGGTAACTTGCTTCATTTCCTTTATTCATAATTTCCCCTTTATGCAATCAGTAATTGTAAAATCTATTAAACAAATAACCGGGCAGCACTTTGTAACAGCTGTTTGGTATATGCCCTTTGGGGCTTAGAGGTGATATCTGCCGCCCTGCCCTCTTCTACTATTTTACCTTGGTGCATCACTGCAATGCGGTCGCTGACCTTTCTGGCCAGGGCCAAGTCGTGGGTGATAAAGAGTATGGCCAAGCCGTACTTTTCTTGTAAACTGAGCAGTAACTTTAACACCTTAGCCTGTACACTGGCATCCAATGCCGAGGTAGGTTCATCGGCTATTAACATTTTGGGCTTGACAGCCAGGGCCCGGGCAATGGTCAGCCGCTGTATTTCGCCACCGCTTAAATGGTGGGGGTAGGTATGTAAAAACTCTTCTTCTGTGGGCAGTTCCACCTCTTGTAAACACTGTTTTACCCGGGCCAGCCGTTCCGGGGCAGTGCCCACCTTCTGCACATCCAAGGGCTCCCTTACCGCATCAACCACCATACTGCGGTGATTGATGGCATCCAGGGGGTGCTGAAAAATCATTTGTACCCTCTGATAAAATCCCCGGTCCCTTTTCTTTATTTCTTCACCCTCTAACAAAATCCGGCCCCGGTTGGGTTTTTCCAAGCCCATTACCGTGTATGCCAGGGTGCTTTTACCGGAGCCGCTGGCACCCACCAAGCCCAGTGTTTCCCCTTCGTATAAGGTTAAGTCCACACCATTTAGTGCCGCAACTCTACCATAGTGTTTTGTTAATCCCTGCACCTGCAGCAAGGGAACCACACCGCCCCGGTGGCAGGCCAGCATACCCTTACCCACCGGCACCAGCGGGGGTATTTCCGTGAAACAAGGGGCCACCGTCTGGGTGCAGCGGTTGCTAAAACAACAGCCCCCTGTTTCTTTTATCATTTGCCCTTTAATGCCCACCAGATCCTTTGTGGTATCCATATTGGGATAGCAGCGTATCAAACCCCGTGTGTAGGGGTGCCTGGGCTCTTTAAACACAAGCTCTGCCGGCCCTGCCTCCACTATGACACCGTTATAGAGCACCAGCACCCAATGGGCCACCATGGCAGCGGCAGAAAGATCATGGGTAACCAGCAAGAAAGATTTTTTACCCTTCAAACGGCACAGCTGGGCCAGTATTTGCCCTTTGGTCACTGCATCCAGCGAGGCGGTGGGTTCATCCATTATCACCAGCCGGGGCTTGTTGGCCAGGGCCATGGCAAGGCTGACCCGCTGTTTTTCCCCGCCGCTCAACATATGTGGGTAATGCCGGTGTTTATCTTCGTCTAATCCGGCCTCAATAAGCAGCCGCCGGGCATGTAAAAAGGCCTCATCCCGCATCATTAGCCGGTGGGCTATCACCGGTTCAGCCACCTGGTCAATGACCGGCAGCACCGGGTTTAGGGAATTCCACATATTTTGAAAGACAAATGATATTTTATTCCAGCGCAACTGCCGCATCTCTTGTTCACTGAGGGATAATATATTTTGACCGTTAAACAGTATTTGGCCCGTCACCTGTGCCCCTTCGGTTAAGCGGCCAATGGCCAAGGCCAAGGACGTTTTACCGGCACCGGATTCGCCAATCACCGCAACTGCCTGGCCCGGTGCAATGTTAAAACTGATCTTATTTAGTACCTGTTTTTTGTGATAACGCAGTGATAAATCTTTTACCTGCAGCATGTTATACTTCACGCCCCTGCACACCTAAAGGACGGTCCAATACCGCTTCCATCCCGTAGGCAAGATATGTAATGGCCAACACGGTAACAGAAAGGGCGGCACAGGCAGGCAGCAGCCACCACTTCCAAACACCTAAATAACTAAAGTTCACAGCCTGGTAAATAATGCTCCCCCAGCTGATTAAGCCCGGGGATGTGATGCCTAAAAAAGACAGGCCGGCCTCGGTAAGAACGGCCCGTCTGGCCCCTTGAATAAAGCCCGCCGCCGCCACCGGTCCCAAATCGGGCAAAAGGTGTTTAATAAATACCGCCAAAGGGCCGGAGCCAAAGGTATAGGCCGCATAAACATGGGTACGCTCCTTTAGGGTGAGCACCTGGGCGCGTACTATTCTGGCCCCGGCAGGCCAGCCCACCGCCACCAGCAGCAAAATTAATGAGGGTATGCCCGGCCTTAAGTAGGCAGCGGCCAAGATTATAATCAGCACCGGGGGAATAGACAGCATGGCATCGGTGATGCGCATAAACACAGTATCACACCGGCCCCCCACCATGGCAGTGGCACTGCCCAGTACAAGCGCCGTCAGGGTTGATAGCAGCGCCACCCCAAAGGCCACCGCCATGGAGGTGCGCGCCCCGTAAACAAGCTGACTAAAGATATCCTGGCCCACATCGTTGGTGCCCAGCCAGTGCCGCTCACAAGGAGCCTGCAGCACATGGCCGGAATATTGCCAAGGGTCATGGGGCACCAGGTGGGGGCCCAGCAATGCCGCCAAGAGCACCGTCCCCAACAGTGCCATCCCCAGCCGGGCGGCCTTGTTATTGATAAATAATTTTAGGTAATTAAGGTGCATAGACAACCCTCGGGTCTAATTTAGTATAAATAATATCTAATAAAAAACTGACGGTGAGCACCGACAGGGTCACCACCAAAAAAACTCCCTGTATTATGGGATAGTCCCTGGCCATAAGGGCGGTATGCATTAACAGGCCTATTCCGGGATAGGAAAAAATCACTTCCACGAATAACACGCCGGTGGCCAGCCGGCCCAGGCGCATGCCGGTGCCGGTAACCACCGGCAGCAAAGCGTTCCGTCCGGCGTGACGGTAGCGCACCAGCCGGGGGGAAAGCCCCTTGGCCCGGGCAGTAAGTAAAAAGGGCGCCTTTAACACCGTAACCATGGTGTTGCGGGTGAGCATAAAGGTGCCTGTTAAACCGGCAATGGTTAAGGTGGCCAGGGGCAGGGCCAAATGATGCAGCACATCGAGCACCAGGGCCAGGCCGCTAAGCCCTCCGTAGGGAGTAACTGCCCCTGCCAGGGGAAACCAGCCCAGGGTCAGCCCAAAGACCAGCAGCAGTAAGGTGCCCACCACAAAATCGGGCATGCCGCTTAAAAGCATCACCCCGGTGAGCAGGGTCATATCCTTTTTTCCGGCCCGGTTCCACCCCGACTCCACACCCAGTATAAAGCCAATTGCGGTGGAAAGTATTAAGGCTCCCCCGGCCAACAGCAGGGTCCAGGGCAGAAAACTAAGGAGTACCTCGCTGACCGGGGCTTGATAATAAAAGGAGTAGCCCAAATCCCCTTTGGCCAGGTTGCCAATATAGGTAATAAACTGGCCTGCCAGGGGCTGGTCCAGTGCAAAACGCTGTGTAAGCTCTGCCTTTAGTTGGCTGTTGCCTTGCACATGTACCTCCGGGCCATAAATGGCTGTTATGGGGTCGCCGGGCAATAATCTGGGCAGTAAAAAGTTTATGCCCAAAATGAACAGCAGTGCAATTAGATAGTTGATGACAATGACACCCCTGATTAAAGTTTACTTTCTATAAAAGCCATTTTGTTTAACGGCAGCGGCACGCCAACAGCTATACCGCCTTTGGTATAGTATAAAGGCAAACTGCCGTCATGGGCAAAATACCAGCGCGGATAATATAAACTTAAAGCGGGAACTTCTTCGGCGTAAATGCTTTGGGCCCGGTTAATTAACTCCCTTCGTTTTTCTGCATCCATCTCACCCAGCTGTTGCTGCAGCAACTGCACCAGCTCAGCATTGCCGTCATAGCGGGCACTGTTAAAACCGTCATCTAAAATCAATGTTCTCAACACATCGGGGTCACCGCCCAGGCCGCCGTGACCGGTGACGGCCAAATCAAAATCCCAGTTGTTTATTTTGTTATCCACCGATTTTTGTTCCAAACTCTTTAACTCCGCCTTTATGCCCACTTGAGCCAGTTGGGAAGCTATAATCTCGCCGTCCCGGGCAAAGCGTTGGGATACCAGCAATTCCAAAGTCAGCGGCCGGTGAGGCCCAAAGCCCAGTTCTGCCAACAGTTGCTTTGCCTTAACCCTATCATGGTGATACTGGGTCACTTGGGGGTTGTGCCAGGGGTTGTCCGGCGGCAGCATCCCTGCCAACCCGGCCTGACCATGCCCCCGGGCCACCACCTGTACCAGCTCCTCCCGGTCTATGGCATGGGCCAGCGCCCGGCGAAGCCGGTTCTCGTTAAAAGGCTCCTTGGTATGGTTAATCATCAGCCGATGGTTCCAGTACAAGGGTCCGGATATGACATTGAAGCCCTCATCTGACAGTGGGCCGGTCATTTCCGGCGGAATTTCCGCCGCATTAATTTCCCCCCGGCGCAGGGCTGCCGGCACCACATCCTTGCTCATTTTGACAAATTGCAGATTTTCTATCAGCGGCCGGCCCAGGTAGTAGTTCTCGTTGGCGGTATATAAATAACTGCCGTGCTCCCTACTGTAATCAGCCAGCTTAAAGGGGCCTGTACCCACCAAGGCCTGGGGCTGCTGATAATTCCAAGGGTCAGCAACATCCTGCCAGAGGTGTTCCGGTATTATGGGCAAGGTGCCGGCCACATCTTCTAAAAAAGAAGCCCTTGGTTTTTCCAGCACTATTTTAACATCATATTCATTTATTACCTGCACACCGGCTACATCTGAGATATCTGCAAATACAAAGGGATGTTCTTTAAAATAGTTAAAGGTAAATGCCACATCCTTGGCGGTGAAGGGTTTTCCGTCATGCCAGCTAACACCTGGGCGCAGGGTAAAAAGGTAGGCCTGTTCTTCTGCCATGTATTCCCACTTTTCTGCCAGGGCAGGCACAAATCCCTGGGCATCCTTCCAGATTAGTGTATCAAAAAGTAAACTCATCCGCACATAAGCCGGGCCCCGGGCATATATGCCATGGGGGCTTGGGTAGCCCCAATCACCGGTCTCATCGGCCACTGTGTAGGTGTCAGGCCTGCCGCCACCGCAACCAAACAGAAGGGTGAGCAGCAATAGACATGTAAAAATTTTGAAAAGTCTTTTAGCGGACATATTTAACCACCCTTGAATATGTTGTATAATCTTTTTAATAAGCAGCCCAGCCGGGCAAAATTTCGGAGGTAGTAAAATGCAGCTCTACCCCATTGGAGTAATCCATTCCCCTTATAAAACAAAGGAAGAGGCACCTAAGCAGGGGCGTTTT containing:
- a CDS encoding ABC transporter substrate-binding protein; the protein is MSAKRLFKIFTCLLLLTLLFGCGGGRPDTYTVADETGDWGYPSPHGIYARGPAYVRMSLLFDTLIWKDAQGFVPALAEKWEYMAEEQAYLFTLRPGVSWHDGKPFTAKDVAFTFNYFKEHPFVFADISDVAGVQVINEYDVKIVLEKPRASFLEDVAGTLPIIPEHLWQDVADPWNYQQPQALVGTGPFKLADYSREHGSYLYTANENYYLGRPLIENLQFVKMSKDVVPAALRRGEINAAEIPPEMTGPLSDEGFNVISGPLYWNHRLMINHTKEPFNENRLRRALAHAIDREELVQVVARGHGQAGLAGMLPPDNPWHNPQVTQYHHDRVKAKQLLAELGFGPHRPLTLELLVSQRFARDGEIIASQLAQVGIKAELKSLEQKSVDNKINNWDFDLAVTGHGGLGGDPDVLRTLILDDGFNSARYDGNAELVQLLQQQLGEMDAEKRRELINRAQSIYAEEVPALSLYYPRWYFAHDGSLPLYYTKGGIAVGVPLPLNKMAFIESKL